One genomic window of Oryctolagus cuniculus chromosome 11, mOryCun1.1, whole genome shotgun sequence includes the following:
- the ORYCUNV1R1534 gene encoding vomeronasal 1 receptor oryCunV1R1534, with the protein MLSLKNVYIFQASIGIFTNAFLFLFHIFTIHQDHRPKPTDVTTCHLAFVHIVMLLTALDILSADIFKSLNFPNDLKCKAWLYLSRVMRGLSICTTCLLSVIQVITISPSTFFLSRFKHKFTNYISDTFFCFWSLNLSSNSYMIIYTVANSNMTNLFNINKFCSLSSMNPIIMELFLTVALSQNVFFVGLMLLSSAYMVIFLSSHQRRSDYLHSRRVFPRTSPAKRATQTVLLLVSFFVIMYCLDIIMSSVSTILGKYDPVVLDVQRLVGNVYATVSPLVLISSDKRIVGILQSMLDMASILTSR; encoded by the coding sequence ATGTTATCATTAAAAAACGTGTATATTTTCCAAGCCAGTATTGGAATCTTCACCAatgccttcctctttctcttccacatCTTCACCATCCACCAAGATCATAGGCCCAAGCCCACCGATGTGACCACCTGCCACTTAGCTTTTGTCCACATAGTGATGCTACTGACTGCACTGGATATTTTATCTGCAGACATATTCAAGTCACTGAATTTTCCAAATGACTTAAAATGTAAGGCTTGGCTGTATTTGAGCAGGGTGATGAGGGGTCTGTCCATCTGTACCACCTGCCTCCTTAGCGTCATCCAGGTCATCACTATTAGCCCCAGCACCTTCTTCTTGTCAAGATTTAAACATAAATTCACAAATTATATTAGCGACACATTCTTCTGTTTTTGGTCTCTCAACTTATCTTCCAATAGTTACATGATCATCTACACAGTAGCTAATTCCAACATGACTAATCTCTTCAATATCAATAAGTTCTGCTCGCTTTCCTCAATGAACCCCATCATCATGGAACTATTTTTAACAGTCGCATTATCCCAGAATGTCTTCTTTGTAGGACTCATGCTGCTCTCCAGTGCCTACATGGTGATTTTCTTATCTAGCCATCAGAGGAGGTCTGATTACCTTCACAGCAGGAGGGTGTTCCCAAGAACCTCCCCAGCAAAAAGGGCCACCCAGACTGTCCTGTTGCTGGTGAGTTTCTTTGTGATCATGTACTGTTTGGATATCATAATGTCATCTGTCTCAACCATATTGGGGAAATATGATCCAGTTGTCCTTGATGTCCAGAGACTTGTGGGAAATGTCTATGCCACTGTCAGTCCTTTGGTGCTTATTAGTTCTGATAAAAGAATCGTTGGTATTCTGCAAAGCATGCTTGATATGGCATCAATTTTAACAAGTCGATGA